One Armatimonadota bacterium genomic window carries:
- a CDS encoding helix-turn-helix domain-containing protein: MNSRPTAGELKAIRKRLHLTQEELAVRLGISRNRWSRYEYGHSRIPLDLAEKLAALHSEEQTTPSDMTHASLLFGFMSQVPVVGRASAGVGETNVDSDLEPVWVPQSLARLGGIGFRIDGDSMMPALQPGDVAVFRASSTPRRGFTFLVRNPSHEFRCKNLEWRNNEWTLVSLNQSYPDEGLGASQVLGILVGWYRSVGTYEKLEADPHGLRLEPF; this comes from the coding sequence ATGAATTCGCGACCAACTGCCGGTGAACTGAAAGCGATCCGCAAGCGCCTGCATCTCACGCAGGAGGAGCTGGCGGTGCGGCTGGGCATTTCGCGAAATCGTTGGTCGCGGTACGAGTACGGCCATAGTCGTATTCCGCTCGATTTGGCCGAAAAGCTAGCGGCTCTTCATAGTGAAGAGCAGACCACGCCTAGCGATATGACCCATGCGTCCCTTCTCTTCGGATTTATGTCCCAAGTGCCGGTGGTCGGGCGAGCCTCGGCTGGGGTGGGTGAGACCAACGTCGATTCTGACCTCGAACCAGTATGGGTTCCACAATCGCTCGCTCGCCTAGGTGGAATCGGATTTCGCATCGACGGTGACTCGATGATGCCCGCCCTTCAACCGGGCGATGTGGCTGTCTTTCGGGCCAGTAGTACGCCCAGGCGTGGCTTTACCTTTCTTGTCCGCAATCCAAGCCACGAATTTCGGTGCAAGAACCTCGAATGGCGTAACAACGAATGGACGTTGGTATCCCTCAACCAGTCGTATCCCGACGAGGGGCTTGGCGCGTCCCAGGTCCTCGGTATCCTCGTGGGGTGGTATCGGTCGGTTGGCACCTACGAGAAGCTCGAAGCCGACCCGCACGGATTAAGACTTGAACCTTTTTAG
- a CDS encoding DUF2961 domain-containing protein, with amino-acid sequence MIGLLFAFTALGAPTITLQSLLAEMVDRDRLARFPNPPYESLQASSYNRASVKRGEPGWFADSDGTGYIRKEGDEYVVMERQGPGCITKMWTPFFYYDFNNHVGPNVRIYLDGNTKPVIDESFIKLVQGKGSIPRPFAQPTARAGDCYLPIPFAKSVKVTMTDKPFYNIVSYRAYPPGTKVESFVPPKSYDRLKFADKHIYSISSVRSIDGGNPIAAGQFKQIDLPAGSNAISHLGFDIHSLDFRNPFDARGQRPLVLSISFDGEETVWCPLGDFFCSADAFNPLGTMNRGVGMGTIMEADWVMPYHKSATLRIYNFGKEPQSVGVEWKTKKWTWNDSSMHFCARWRPDDIVPGTPFQDWNFVDIHGKGVYVGDAFTVLNIRKDSWWGEGDEKVYVDDAYDKGFPTLFGTGTEDYYGWAGGVLPTLDDHFWHPFLNNVKVGGLDGHTLGYNVLTRERSLDAIPFNSRLRFDMESSFGVDMREKWNLLGYSAVTFFYARPGATHNRPPNPSAAAKPIMNIPELQKMSDAIRGGKG; translated from the coding sequence GTGATAGGACTTCTGTTCGCCTTCACCGCCCTCGGGGCTCCGACGATCACGCTTCAGAGTCTGCTCGCCGAGATGGTCGATCGCGACCGTCTGGCCCGCTTTCCCAACCCGCCGTACGAGAGCCTGCAGGCGTCAAGCTACAACCGCGCTTCGGTGAAAAGGGGCGAACCGGGCTGGTTTGCTGACAGCGACGGAACTGGCTACATCCGCAAGGAGGGCGACGAATATGTCGTGATGGAGCGCCAGGGTCCGGGGTGCATCACCAAGATGTGGACCCCGTTCTTCTACTACGACTTCAACAACCACGTGGGACCGAACGTGCGCATCTACCTGGATGGCAACACGAAGCCGGTCATCGATGAGTCATTCATCAAGTTGGTCCAGGGCAAAGGAAGTATTCCCCGTCCCTTCGCCCAACCCACCGCCCGCGCAGGCGATTGCTATCTTCCGATCCCTTTCGCCAAAAGTGTGAAGGTGACGATGACGGACAAGCCGTTCTACAACATCGTCAGCTACCGAGCGTATCCGCCGGGAACCAAGGTCGAGTCATTTGTCCCGCCAAAGTCTTACGACCGCCTCAAATTTGCGGATAAGCACATCTATTCGATCTCTTCGGTCAGAAGTATTGACGGAGGCAACCCCATCGCAGCAGGGCAATTCAAGCAGATTGACCTTCCAGCGGGCTCCAATGCGATCAGTCATTTGGGCTTTGACATTCACTCGCTCGATTTTCGGAACCCATTCGACGCAAGGGGCCAGCGGCCACTCGTGCTATCCATCTCGTTCGATGGAGAGGAAACGGTATGGTGCCCTCTCGGCGACTTTTTCTGTTCAGCGGATGCGTTCAACCCACTTGGAACCATGAACCGTGGAGTCGGCATGGGCACGATCATGGAGGCCGACTGGGTGATGCCCTATCACAAGTCGGCAACCCTGCGGATCTACAACTTCGGAAAAGAACCTCAGAGTGTCGGCGTCGAATGGAAGACCAAGAAGTGGACATGGAACGATTCGAGCATGCACTTTTGCGCTCGATGGCGGCCCGACGACATCGTCCCTGGGACTCCTTTTCAGGATTGGAACTTCGTCGATATCCACGGCAAGGGCGTTTACGTTGGCGATGCCTTCACGGTGCTGAATATTCGCAAGGATTCGTGGTGGGGTGAAGGGGACGAAAAGGTGTATGTGGATGACGCCTACGATAAAGGCTTTCCCACCCTCTTTGGAACTGGAACCGAAGACTATTACGGCTGGGCCGGCGGCGTGCTGCCAACCCTGGACGATCATTTCTGGCATCCATTCCTCAACAATGTGAAGGTCGGGGGGTTGGATGGGCACACCCTCGGATACAACGTGCTCACCCGTGAGCGGAGCCTCGATGCCATTCCTTTCAACTCGCGTCTCCGCTTCGACATGGAGTCCAGCTTCGGCGTGGATATGCGAGAGAAGTGGAATCTTCTCGGCTATTCGGCCGTGACTTTCTTCTACGCTCGTCCGGGGGCAACTCACAATCGTCCACCCAATCCAAGCGCCGCCGCGAAGCCGATCATGAACATTCCCGAACTGCAAAAGATGTCTGATGCCATCCGAGGGGGAAAAGGATGA